A single region of the Triticum dicoccoides isolate Atlit2015 ecotype Zavitan chromosome 2B, WEW_v2.0, whole genome shotgun sequence genome encodes:
- the LOC119368808 gene encoding cytochrome P450 89A2-like: MEAAVAYLLLLPLATCAVLLPLLLLLLPALRPSKASRLPLPPSPPAVPVLGPLLWLWRARSCLEPAIRDLHRCHGPVLTLGFLSPRPAIFVSGRRVAHRALVQRGHAFASRPPAIAPFLVLTSAQRTVSSAPYGPLWRSLRRNLTSGVLHPARVARLFAPARRWALGILSSDLENELSRSEGGVVTAVECLQFSMFSLLTYMCFGSRLPAGPVRKIEAVQRELFSSYIGFQVFAFCPALTTRLFRRRWRKVLSIRSKQEELFLPLIRARRERRLLTANGDDGSLAYCYVDTLLAHRLPKEEEDGGDRALTDGEMVSLCTEFLTASVDTTVTALQWILANLVRQPEIQARLRDEIDAAMTNDHQDAVAEEDLSSMHYLKAVVLEGLRRHPPAHFLLSHAAVTEASLDGLRVPAATSVNFSVADVSLDEEVWSRPEEFRPERFLEGGEGYGVDLTGSREIRMMPFGAGRRICPGLGLAMLHLEFFVANLVRRFEWSAAEDGGGVDLAERPEFTVTMERPLRARVAPRRPRLVRPV, translated from the coding sequence ATGGAGGCCGCCGTCGCGTACCTCCTCctgctcccgctcgccacctgcgccgtgctgctccccctcctcctgctgctgctcccgGCCCTTCGGCCGTCCAAGGCCAGCCGCCTCCCGCTGCCGCCGTCCCCGCCGGCCGTCCCGGTGCTCGGCCCGCTGCTCTGGCTCTGGCGCGCGCGCTCCTGCCTCGAGCCGGCCATCCGCGACCTGCACCGCTGCCACGGGCCCGTGCTCACCCTCGGCTTCCTCTCCCCGCGACCGGCTATCTTCGTCTCCGGACGCCGCGTCGCCCACCGCGCGCTCGTCCAGCGCGGGCACGCCTTCGCCAGCCGCCCGCCCGCCATCGCGCCCTTCCTCGTCCTCACCTCCGCCCAGCGCACCGTCAGCTCCGCGCCATACGGCCCGCTCTGGCGCTCTCTCAGGCGGAACCTCACCTCCGGCGTCCTCCACCCCGCGCGCGTCGCGCGCCTTTTCGCGCCGGCGCGGCGGTGGGCGCTCGGGATCCTCTCCTCCGACCTCGAGAACGAGTTGTCCCGGAGCgagggcggcgtggtgaccgccgtcgAGTGCCTCCAGTTCTCCATGTTCTCGCTGCTCACGTACATGTGCTTCGGGAGCAGACTGCCGGCCGGCCCCGTACGGAAGATCGAGGCCGTGCAGAGGGAGCTCTTCTCCTCCTACATCGGCTTCCAGGTCTTCGCCTTCTGCCCGGCGCTCACCACGAGGCTgtttcggcggcggtggcggaaggTGCTGTCCATCCGCAGTAAGCAGGAGGAGCTGTTCCTGCCACTGATCAGAGCAAGAAGAGAACGGAGGCTGCTGACGGCTAACGGCGACGACGGCAGCCTAGCGTACTGCTACGTCGACACGCtcctcgcgcaccggctccccaaggAGGAAGAGGATGGCGGCGACCGCGCGCTCACAGACGGCGAGATGGTGAGCCTCTGCACGGAGTTCCTCACCGCTAGTGTCGACACCACGGTGACCGCGCTGCAGTGGATCTTGGCGAACCTGGTCCGGCAGCCGGAGATCCAGGCGAGGCTCCGGGATGAGATCGACGCGGCGATGACCAACGACCACCAGGACGCCGTCGCGGAGGAGGACCTGTCGAGCATGCACTACCTGAAGGCGGTGGTCCTGGAGGGGCTGCGGCGGCACCCGCCGGCGCACTTCCTGCTGTCGCACGCGGCCGTAACGGAGGCGTCGCTAGACGGGCTCCGCGTGCCGGCGGCCACGTCGGTGAACTTTTCGGTGGCGGACGTGTCACTGGACGAGGAGGTGTGGAGCCGGCCAGAGGAGTTCAGGCCGGAGCGATTCCTGGAGGGCGGGGAGGGCTACGGGGTGGACCTGACGGGAAGCCGTGAGATCAGGATGATGCCGTTCGGGGCCGGCCGGAGGATCTGCCCCGGCCTCGGGCTGGCGATGCTGCACCTCGAGTTCTTCGTGGCCAACCTGGTGAGGCGGTTCGAGTGGTCTGCGGCGGAGGATGGCGGCGGCGTCGACCTCGCCGAGAGGCCGGAGTTCACGGTGACCATGGAGCGGCCGCTGCGCGCGCGCGTGGCGCCCAGACGCCCCCGCCTAGTTCGCCCAGTCTGA